ACCAGGGTTATGAAGATATTGGTCCTCAGGTCACTTTTGaactttgattttgtcctcctCCGCAGGTCCAGCATGCCAGCAAGCAGATCACAGCCGACAAGCAGTACAAGGGTATTATAGACTGTGTGGTGCGCATCCCCAAAGAGCAGGGCTTCCTGTCCTTCTGGAGAGGTAACCTGGCCAACGTGATCCGGTACTTCCCCACGCAGGCCCTCAACTTTGCCTTCAAGGACAAGTACAAGAAGATCTTCCTCGACGGCGTCGACAAGCACACCCAGTTCTGGAGGTACTTCGCCGGTAACCTGGCGTCCGGCGGCGCCGCCGGTGCCACCTCGCTCTGCTTCGTCTACCCTCTCGACTTCGCCAGGACGCGCCTGGCCGCCGACGTGGGTAAAGCTGGAGCCGGGAGGGAGTTCACCGGCCTGGGTAACTGCCTAGCGAAGATCTTCAGGTCAGATGGTCTGAAGGGGCTGTACCAGGGCTTTAATGTGTCCGTTCAGGGCATCATCATCTACAGAGCCGCCTACTTCGGCGTCTACGACACCGCCAAAGGTTAGTGAAAGAACGTGTGCTGGACAATTATGTGCCTTAATCTGCTGCTTTTATGAAAGAATAAAACGTCTACTTTTACGTACAGGTATGCTGCCCGACCCCAAGAACACCCACATCATGGTGAGCTGGATGATCGCGCAGACCGTAACCGCTGTCGCTGGACTCGTGTCCTATCCCTTCGACACAGTGAGGCGTCGGATGATGATGCAGTCAGGCCGCAAAGGAGGTAAAACTCATCCCGGCTGTGCCGTTGTGTTCTATAGAGTGTGGCCCGTACACGACGAGCAGCTTCACGTTAATTGCAGAGTGAAACTAAAGACTGCTTGTTCATTACCAGCAAAATTTCTATTGTTAATTTAAACAGCTCTGGGTTCGGATCCCaggggtgctatcggccggccgggTGTCTGAGCAGGCATGATATCCCGTAAGAGCGGATTGGCCCCCTGTTCACATTTACATTCGccgcattaagcagacgcttttatcagaagcgacttacaattgtgaccgtgTACGATCTAAGCAgtgcggggcttgaacctgcaaccttgtgatcactagtccagtaccttaaccactgagagggcgttcctgccttgtgtccaggACCTGCTGGcaccctgaccaaaataaatGAGTTACACacatacaggcatgattggctgtgtctggggtgGGGAAGATGGGTCACTGCATTGCGCTTAGTGATTCCAGAAAAactggactcactgtgaccctgacctgcataaagcgctggtaaaaacatgataataaataaaacaaacgctCACGATTGATGTAATTCTTTAAAAGACTGATTGATCATTTCGGCACCTCGAGTACTGATGCGCGTCCCTAATCAAAAGCCCTGCTGAAGGGTTTACTGAGGTGCTCGAACCTGCAGCCTTAAGCGTAACATCTGTTCAGAACGTTCCTGACTGAACTCTCCATCGTTGCTTTCACAGCTGACATCATGTACACCGGAACCATCAACTGCTGGAGGAAGATCGCGCGGGACGAGGGCACCAACGCCTTCTTCAAGGGCGCCTGGTCCAACGTGCTGCGCGGCATGGGTGGAGCCTTCGTGCTGGTCCTGTACGACGAGCTCAAGAAGGTCATCTAAAGTCCCTCGGCTCGCTGCTTTTATAATATAACGTTTAACCCAATAAATAAAAGTGCACGGTGAGAAACGGTTAAAGCCGAAATGTGAAACTGTTCTACCGGCTGGACTCGTCTGCCTTACTGGTGGGGCTTGCTCGGTAGTTTGCTGCTAGTTCGTATTAACACAGAGAtgctaaatatatttaaattgtatgttagtctattttttttctccttttttcccTGTCCCATCCGTCAGCACGGTCATTCCTCGTCCTTCACTGTGAAACCTGCTTTGTGTTCTCCATGTTCTTTAGTTGATCGTTTTTAAATCATGACTTGAATAAATTGAACCTACTGAACAATCCTACAGAGCTTCTGTCGTCTGTCGTGTGTTGTAAGAAAACCTGGTGatctgcctcagtagagaggattctaataagacctgAACTCATGGCAGATTAtatagacgctctacttatacagaagtagaccactgaagtcgtgtcgtcatactgtagtccacgccatgttgttatgcccatatttggtaatccgggtctaagagaaatttggaatggggaaaaatgaatggagatttggaaaattgcctctctcgcatcctgttgtcataaaaaatgttccaaagctgttacgttttgttttatggagattcttttAGTATCGCTAAAAGATCCTTTGAATTATGACGTCGTtgaagagtcaaaatatgaatagtgctacatgtaagctaatgctactgcgcactgaattgacgtcactagaccGGAAGCTTCCtaaataaccgcacgaagcagcgcgattcaccgGTGTAACAGtgcagtgatattcacaagtttaactttatatttattatatttttactgttctaGTTTATATATACGACCACCATAGAGTGCCTTGCTtgggtgtagttcagtgacgtctaattaatgcgcattagctttcgtgtagcattattagtgtgaccctttaacaacctcgtaattcagaggatccggtgatgtacaggagaaaaatgtacacaggacaaaacgtacagggttctgaacgTGTTTAttcagcacaggatgcgttagagccgattttttttgaaaaccccgttcGTTTTTGCCTTAGGAAATCGggcttagacccgggtctccaaatatgagcattacgaggactacagaatgacgcacgacttcagtggtccaTTACACACAGTTGGCATTAGGGCGTTCAAACCgacgggctgaggcggcacaacccactatcacgccagctaacgtctccctccgtgtaccgaaaacgcttaaactctccctgacgccccaatttacaaataaacgacactcgtataattacacctttatacagattaaacatcaacgagaatttatttacatgtgataagaaCTTCGTCGGTTGCTCCGCTTCTCATTCGTCCGCCACGTTTGTCATCTTTTGTGaggaaagttgtgccgcactgaatgctgggattgttaTTCagtcgttattcagtcagattatcactcagaattaaggcgcctcagtaaggatctaagaatttacacacgccctcttctcgggagggTAGGACGACGTAAATGCACCTGTTTTCAGACCCGTATGTGCCATGTGTGTGCCAGCATGTCCTGTTCCTTATTTGCTTTTGGTGTTTTCAGGTAGCACAggacccactgtgatcctgacccACATAGAGCAAGACTGAGTGAATCATGAGTTGTAAGCACAACATGAtgcactatatgggcaaaagtatttagacgccCCTTCTAACTAATAAATGTGTTGCTGCCACAACAATCACTAACACGTTTAATAAGTCAGTTATATAAAGAGAATTATCTGCTTCTGATattgtggtaacagtttagggaaggccctttcctcttctagcatgactgtgtagctctataaagacatgatgcAAAGCTCGGTTTACCTCAGCCTCACTCatcagctctggaatgaaccggaacaacAAATGAGACTTGCAATGTCCATGCAAATCCTCCTCTGACTGAATAGGCATgaattcccatagacatacaGCCTTCTCAAATGAGTGGTCATTTTATTGTAgtgctgtttgtttttgataCGTGATGTCCGACACactaatggtcaggtgttcagaTATGTGTATTTTAAACACTTGAGCACTTTATCTTAAGCACTGAAATACTTCAAGTGGATGCTGCACATAAACGTTGGTTTCGGGGACCTTGGTCCGATCCTTACTCCCTGGGTCgtgacccttgggtgggtcgtGGGCCAAAAAATGGGCTGCAGAGCTCAAAACACGAAATGAACGTGTACAGGAACGCtctcttgtggaggctttacggtacattttgtaaaccacagtgggaccagattgccacagtttttttttagtatATTTCATTtcgtgttttgttttgatgtgttATTTGTGTGGCCTGGGTTACGgttaggtcctgggttcaattcccctgTCCGGTGGcctggttcctttctgtgtggagtttgcatgtggtccatgtgggtttcctccagacgctccggtttcctcccacagtccgacaacatgcagtcaggttaactggagctactagaatTTGCcgcaagtttgtgtgtgtgtgctctgtgatgaactggcaacctaaTCGGGGTGTTTCCCGCCGTTTGCCTGATGAATTAGACCCACCAAGGCCGGGATGAACCGTCTAATTCAATACATTTATCAATCAGTGCACGTCTAGCCTGTTGTGGCTGAACTGAACGTCTGGTGAACCTGAATGGAAATTCGATAGCCGCTTTCTAGAGCTGCGTCTCGACCTCTCTGTCTAAATCCAGATTCACTAAGGCGGAGAATTGCCTGGCACTGCCCATGTGACCGGGTTTCAGCATGAGGTGAGTAATAGCCGAATGGCTTTTGCGTTGATGGTCTGCGCTCTCGCTGAGTGAAACCATTCGTATCGATCACATTGGCTAAATTGtatgaggttttttttattccatcGACGGGGTCCTCCTGACGGTTTCATGTTGCGTGCAGCGTCTCTGGATAATCAAATGCCAGGACGTGGATTAGTCTCACTTACCCGCTGCTATATTTAACCTGTTTATCTTCTGCTCAGGCCCAGTGACGCTCGGTGGGAGTGCTCGCGCCGTCCATTGTCTTAAACCTGCACTTAAACTCTGAGCATGCTCCCAGCAGCCGAGGGATTCCCGTCTCGTCCTTTTAGCGAAATGAGACATTGCCAGCTCCCACTAGgcctttatttaatttgtgaGAGTCTTACTTCAGAAATCAATTAAGGAAGTAATTAAATCAGCATCACCACGGGCTTTTAGAGgcttgatttttaatttgtccaTGTGATCAATACCAACTTCAGTCCAGCATTAAGGTGCCAATTTTGAGGGTCGGGATTTTTTCTGTTCTTTAAAGAGATTTTATCATCACTTCATCTGTGTTCCAGAAGTGTTTTAAAAGGTTCGCGGATGTTAAATCTGGTTAATCTGGTAATGAAGAAGATCAGGGAGGGTGTTTGACCTCATTCTGGCATCTATCAAACCTTTCTGGACATCTCCACTAGATGTTGCTCTTACCATTATAAATGGACCCACATGGATGTCCAGGTTTGTGCGTTTCTGTTTGGCAGCCCTGCCTTAAATGTTAGTATTATTACACTCACTCAGTGCAGTTTTTAGTTTGTTTGGCTCATATGGGTGCTGGTTCCATTTCACTGCTACTTTTAGGCTGTTTAGTAATGACCCTGTGGACTCTCTCTGACTCAGAGCACAATAAAACTCACCTGTAGAACTTTGATTAAAATTCATCCATCAATCAGTTCTGGACGGACAGGGTCCTAATTTAATTCTTTTAAATTCTAACAAGAAAAAAAGTGCAACAAAACCACTTATACAAAACTTATTTATGCAAATTGtaatacgtttttttttttttaaataatgcacACTTAATATGACTATCACAATGCAACAGCTTTTcttaaaatgtatattaattcatatattaattaatcttattttatttctaccATTAAGAAATAACAAATTATTATGAGgcttctttaaaaaaagaaatattgtTGATCTTTTAAATATTGGGGTTAATACTGAGAAAACATTGATGGAGTTATGGCTTATATTATGATATATTAGGGTTAGAGTtttattagggttagggttatattagggttagggttaaattagggttagggctacattagggttaaggttgtattagggttagggttagggttatgttAGGGTTAGGGCTACACTAGAGTTAGGGCTAcattagggttaaggttatattagggttaggattgtattaggattagggtaatattagggttaggattgtattaggattagggtaatattagggttaggattgtattaggattagggtagtattagggttaggattgtattaggattagggtaatattagggttaggattgtattaggattagggtaatattagggttagggttatattaGGGTTAGGGCTATATTacattaggtttagggttacaTTAAAGGTTAGGGTtacattagggttagggttatattagggttagggttatattaGGGTtacattagggttagggttatattaGGGTTAGGGCTATATTAGGGTTAGGGCTATATTAGGGTTACAGTtttattagggttagggttatattagggttagggttatattaGGGTtacattagggttagggttacattaGGGTTATATTAGGGTTAGGGCTATATTAGGGTTACAGTTTTTTTGGGGTTAGGGTTTTATTGGGGTTAAATTAGATTTTCTGTggatccacttactatataaTGTAGGTCAGTCCAAATTCTATTCAGCATCCCATAATCACTGTAATGTACTCTATTTATTCCTCATTGTGAATCCTTACTTACTTTCATctcttaattatttatatttttcagattctcctcttcatattACACTTAACATGACAAGCTGGTAGATTAATCACATCACATTTTATACAAAATCATTTACAGCATTGTTTTACTGTTTATGAAACCAAGTGTAGAAATAAGAGCCAGACTCTCTATATGATTATCAGTGTCGTACAGAAAAGTACAGAGACGCTTCAGAAATCACAGAAACACTAAGTTAGAGGGAAGGACCGGCCTACATCATACATACATGACTGATTTCTCCTGGAAGGATCTCTGCATGGATACAGAGCAGGAACATGTTCAAAAAAATCCCCTCGACTTCTCATTGTAATGCTTCCTTctggtatttatttatgtttaacatCTTGTTCCTGGTGGTTTATTAGCTAGTGTTTACATGAGAACCAACctgttatttatttacccaACACTTCCACTAGGTTTAGTTAATGGTAAACGTGGATAAACGTTCACAAACGTCCACAAACATCTcagaaaaatgtgttttacatGAGAACATTCGGCTCTTATGTGCCAGCAAGTCTTTCTCATACCAGTGTAAGTTCCAGAGACCCAACAATTATATTCAGTGTTAATTTGAGAGAATTTAGCAGAATAGAAATTGGTACTGATTAATGATAAGCATAATAAGCGTCGTGTTTGTGCAGATCTGTTGCGTGAACAATAAGTACCTTCGCTTTAAAGTGACCTTTCAGCAAACATGGACGAACCATTTGACAAATACTTTTAGGTCTTCGTTTTGACCCCTGTGCGTATAAACGAGCTACGaatcaagaaaataatttaatcattcatttatcacattaatttatttatttccttcaggtttaattttttttttttaagtgaacgGACAATATtctacctggaggaaaccctgtAGAGACCTGAGGGTTGCTGCCTCGGCTTTTCAGGACCTGTGATGCAAAGCAGCACTCGCACAACACGCATAAAATCGAAGAACCGGAGAAAACTGTGATCGGTTTCCTACTGGCAGGATAGTAGAAGAGTTTTACAGAGTTTTTAGATGCACCCTCGATGATTATAGTATATATGCACAGCTtggtattatatttatataacataCAAACTAGCGTGAGTTAAAGAAAGAATGAAGGAAAAGTGGATGAAGGTACGATGGAGGTGTTTAGAGCTGAATCCCAGACATCAGCAGGACCGGGAGAAGCAGGAGGACGGCCGCCACGGTCAGCTTCGGATCGGCTGCTGAGCCGGGGGTCACCGTGTCACCCGGGGCTGAAATTATGAGCAAAGGTAAAAGGTCACGGACAGAAAGAACTGCAGATACGAACGAAACACAGTCTTGGGCAAAAGTATACGGACGCCCCTGCTTACTAGTGTGTacagtttcagccacaccctttAACATTAggaacacacacttacacacacacttacacaaaaagCCTTGCAAATGATagataaacattaaaatgttcaCCAATGAGCCGTAAGCTGTTAGAGTCtcggtctagtaatcagaaggtttccgGTTCAACTTGTATTCAGTCATttttgtgagtcgctttggataaaaagcattcGCATAATGCCTTAAACGTTAATAAAGAAATTTGAACCCTCAAAAAAATTAGGCAACACCTATTTCTTAACAagggtgcatgtgagggtgagggggCTGTTAAATCTGTTAAATCTATTAAATCTCCAGGGAGCCTGAAGGATCTGAAGATATTCTAAATTGAGAAGTGCTTATAGATCTCCGCTCAGAAtcatttagtgtataagtgttatAAGAGAAGACTCAGCACTGTTATCGTGGCAAAGGCAGGAATCCAGTGACTGATGTCTTGTtctgtattatataataaatatcatatagaatagaatgcctttattgtcccTGCACGGTGTATAACGTAATGTTTGAGTGTCTCCTTGAgggtacatgtatgtacacacacacacacacacacacacccataaaacacgtttacaaataaaaacatacacatctagatacaaaACAATACAGGTGTGGGTTTTAAAGAACTTTAAAGAAAGAAAGTTAGTGCACCGTCCCcataaattgc
The DNA window shown above is from Trichomycterus rosablanca isolate fTriRos1 chromosome 26, fTriRos1.hap1, whole genome shotgun sequence and carries:
- the si:dkey-251i10.1 gene encoding ADP/ATP translocase 1; this encodes MSETAISFAKDFLAGGIAAAISKTAVAPIERVKLLLQVQHASKQITADKQYKGIIDCVVRIPKEQGFLSFWRGNLANVIRYFPTQALNFAFKDKYKKIFLDGVDKHTQFWRYFAGNLASGGAAGATSLCFVYPLDFARTRLAADVGKAGAGREFTGLGNCLAKIFRSDGLKGLYQGFNVSVQGIIIYRAAYFGVYDTAKGMLPDPKNTHIMVSWMIAQTVTAVAGLVSYPFDTVRRRMMMQSGRKGADIMYTGTINCWRKIARDEGTNAFFKGAWSNVLRGMGGAFVLVLYDELKKVI